In Oncorhynchus keta strain PuntledgeMale-10-30-2019 chromosome 36, Oket_V2, whole genome shotgun sequence, the DNA window agggagagcaggccatgtctGTACTACAGAATGCGGGGCACGCGGGAGAccggtgttatttcatagttgtgatgtcttcactattattctacattgtagaaaatagtaaaaatatagacaaatcctggaatgagtaggtgtgtccaaatgtttgactggtacttactcaatttgattaatattatggtgtttctattccatgaaaaatgaaaaaccctctgggtttccTTTAGGGTGGAATAGAAATATGGCGCACTCATAAATtcagtgttgtcagattgtccgtttgtaaattcagaccgtttcgctctcggagcgcacACTGGATGTTCGGGCCGAGGAATAGGGTTGATTTGAGCGTTCTGGccttacaacggcagtcaagcacccaagctaacgttggctagttTGCTAGCTACTGTAGGCCCTTGCAATCCTGGAGTGAACAGTGAAATGCTGTGGGCGTGATTGTGTAGTAGAGCCTGTTGCTTTGGGCAAGATGGAGAAAAAAACTGTTGAATAGAGTGACATTTAGTTTATGTAAATGTTATTCTGTCCTTTTCTTGTTTTAATCTATGTTCCTTTTGAAATACAAGTTCAATAGTAGGATGCAAGTTCAATATTTGAAAGGAAAATAAACCACAAGTCTTTTTTAATCCTAAACATTACATAGCATATTAAGAATAAATGGCATGAGCTTTCATGACATGACATAATATTCTGAATTACATATCATGAAGATGACTGGTAGATTTCTGAAATGGACCTAGATTGTTTATCCATCCATTTATTAATATCTGTTAGAACTACATGGTAGGCAATAGGAGACAGGCTCTGTTATAGTATTGTTCTTTCTAGGGTGGTCCTAGTGCCTGTGGCTGGCCTCAGGGCGACTCCATGGAGTTCTACTGTGCTACACACTTTCTCATTCTCCTCCATTCAATATTCAACACTAGTCATTAACATTTTCATAACAGTTCTTCCTTATTCAAAAAGGGCTAGAATATTAGGTGTATTTTCCAGCCAGTCTCTCTGGGCAAGGGTAATGGTGTTGTCGATGGTATTTTCTTGGACACAAACAGTGATGTGTCCTTGAGACAAACATCCTCAAAGCATTTTGAAATGCATGAGTTATTTCAGGTACTAGCCATAGTATTTAAGTTCATACAATTACATCAAAATTACGTATAAatgctttattttgatgtatcaAGTGAATCTCAATCTGTAATAAAGATTGGCAGCTAAGATAGTGGTCGCAGGAAGGTAAGATATGAGTCTAAGTCTAACCAAAAAGCCTGCACGCTTCGGTTTATTCTAATAATTGAATGGCAAAGAAAGCATTGTTTCTGTCATTGTTGTGTTGCCGTGCGGGATCAGGATTTGAGGCACCACCAGTGCTGTATCAGGGTCTACTGGGTCCATGCTAAGTAGGTCAGGTAATAGCAGGATATTTGAGGGTGGAGGCGTAGACAGAACTAGACCGACTGGGCTATGGTAAATACTCTGCACCCCCAGGCTAAATCTCAGATTGAATTAGATACAGGGACACCAGCTTTCTCAAGGAGCTGACCAGAATACTGATAATGttgctatttctctctctctctctgctctctcttccttaATACATCTTTATATTAGCCTCTTTTTTTGCTACCTCCATCTTCCTTTTAATTGATTTCTGTCCTGTTTTTCCTTTCTCCATTTTCCTGTGTTTCTCTCATTCTATGACCCTCCCATTCCGAACTTTCGTCTTCTGTCTCCCTTTCACGAGTCTTGTTaatccctctttccatctctctttctgtcgtccCTTATCATTGTCCTACTTTTAGCACTTTCTTATTTCCCTTTGGGTCTCTCTTGACTCTTCTTCTGCCTTCACCTTCctaatctttctctctcctttctcctccaaccctctctccctgCAGTAAGATCCAGTCGGGTGACAAGCTGATCCTGGCCATCTCCACTGACTCCTGCCAGGGGAAGGACAACTTTGTCCGCTACCTGGAGCATGTTCAGGCCGTGATCACCGTCAATGGCAGTCGCCGTGGTGACCTCAACATCAACATGACCTCCCCCATGGGCACCAAGTCCATCCTGCTAAGCCGCCGGCCCCGGGACGATGATGCCAAGGTGGGCTTCGACAAGTGGCCCTTCATGACTACCCAAACCTGGGGAGAGGACCCCCGCGGGACCTGGGTCCTGGAGGTGGGCTTCCAGGGAAACGAGCCACAGAGGGGTGTCCTGAAGGAGTGGACCCTCATGCTGCACGGAACACAAAGTGCTCCTTACATAGACCAGATAGTGCGTGACTACCAGTCCAAATTAGCCATGTCCAAAAAGGAGGAGTTGGAGGAAGAGCTGGACGAGGCGGTGGAGAGGAGCCTGAAGAGCCTGCTGAGTAAAAACTAGCTGACGTAGCTAACTAAACACCGTCTGGTCAGGTCAGCATGCCgggccactctctctctctatttctttctctcactccccctctctcatctctcctatctttctctcactccccctctctcttatctttctctcactttccctTTCTCTCACCAAAtaactttctctccctctcttgccctctctcacactttctctcctccctcctttctcattgactttctctccttctctctgctttTTGTTTTTCTGTGTTTATATTAGCCCTCCACTTTCGATAGATGTTTCTTGTAATCCGATTATGATAAAAATGTAACCTTCAAATAATCTGTTCTATAGAGAAAACTAAAAGATCCCATCTGGCTTTCTGTCTATGTTTTTTACACTTTACTAAAATGTATATAAACAGAATATATCCACTATATGGTGTTATTGCATTTCCCCGCCCCTCCACCTCTGGTAAAACAACTATTGTACAGTTTGTGACTGTAAACGATTTTCTGTGTCATTCTTAAAGTTGAATATCTTgcaatcagagcagtgatacttctttctgtttatatttttgtgACAAGCAACTGTTTCTATATAAACAAGACAAGGAACGTGTGATTAATTTTGACGCCTGTGCACCTAAAAAAGTATACCATAATAAATCTATTCAGCTGTTTGTTAAAGTGATTTGCCTCACTCGGCAATGCACATTCAGGTAGCAGACATGTCTTCAGTCTCTTTGTCATTTGAATAAGGATGAGAAATAAGACcagcagagagatagaggtcAGAACCTGCGTACGTGCCTCTGTATTCCAATTCCACTTTTTAAGGTAAGTCATTTTGCCTTACAATGGTCATTGCCAGTCACCTGAAGCCTATGCGGTAACGGGAAGCCCTTATCTGTGAACTCGAGAGCACAAAGCACAGGGACATTTAGATCACACACTGTGTAAAGAGACTATATCGTATAAAACACTATtagcttctctttctctcccctttttgTCTTACTTTTGTCTCTctgtcacacgcacacacacacgctctctctccttctctttttctctctcttgtctgtcccTCTAAGGGAGAGTGGATTATGCAGAGTTCAGAGGTCGCTGTCTGCTCCTCCAGATCACCCCAATGAAACATTCATGTCTTTCCTTCAGTAGCTGCAGAGTTCAAGGTAACACCTTTCACTCTGGGCTGGGAGACTCCCGATGTTTACTAAACACTGCACTAGCTTACTTAGTGTAGTGTCCTCACTTTGGTGCAATTCATATTACTCTAGTATCTAAGTAAAACAGGGTGATCAGATAAAAACGAGGCATCCATCGCCTCTACCCTTCAATCATCTTTAGAAAGCAGGTAAAAGAGTGCTTAAACTGCATACAGTACATATAAAGTACAAATATGAAACATCAGCTGTTATTATTCAAATAATATAATATGAATCTTTTCATCTTTTTTGGAACTACATGAGATGATGAGAAGGACTGGGGGCGGGGCGTTTGTTTGTAAAGCAACCGTGTGTCATAACAGCGGTCTTAACgttaaaacacaaagacaggagagCTTTATGCTTGTGAAACgtgattattttttattattaaagcaGTTTTATACACAGCAAGACTGTGTCGAGGGAGGTCAATGGCATTCAATTGAGCAAATTAAGTCTTGGGTggaggtttgggttaaggtttgaTTTGGAAGGGTGGCAAACATCCATGAGGGCAGGAGCATGTAATCCATTTTTTTTCACACATCAAAGTCATGTTTTTAttcactttattttttttttgggggggggggcgagAGGGCTTGTTCTGTTGTTTAGATGCTGGTACTTTGAGTTTTCAGACAGTAAAGGCATAAGGTATTGGCGTAGGTagaaacaacaacagcagcattaTGGAACCAGCTAACTCTTGCTGAACACAAAGCCAGAGAGCGTGAGTAAATGGAGGAGCAGTGTCATGAATGTGGAAGGAGTCTTTAGCAGTTTCCTATGTGAGGACTGGCTCATAGCAGTTGGTCTCATCCACGGTTGAACAGTGTTTTTAGAATGTCTTTAGCAGAGTCTCATATTGGTCTCATTGTTTGTTCTTGCTGGCATAAGGTGAGGTGGAACTTGTGAGGAGTCTGTCCAGCTCTTTTGGTCGAGGTCAATCTCCTCAGACTCAGTGCTTCTTCTTGCTGGTCTTCTCAATCATGGTCTCCACCACCATGGCCGTCTCCTCATAGCCCTTGGTCTTGCGGTCGTTGGAGAACCTTTCCACTGACTCCACCATCTCCACCTTCTCGTAGCTCATGGAGTCAGTGGGCATGCTGCTAGCGCCACGGGGGGAGGGTATGGGAGGAAGGCCCCTACGGCGACTGTCATCTTTACCCCCCTTGGGTCCGGAGGGATTGCTGGGGCATTTGGGGTCTTTGGGGTCAGGGCCTGGAGCTGGGGCAGGATTGGGCTGTGGGGGGGGAGTAGGATCTACATCCCTAGATTTCCCCTTCCCACCACCTTTTCCGCCCTTATCGTCACCCTTGCCACCCTCTCCGTCGGAAGGTGGGGTGGGAATACAGGGGCAAGGGGGTGGCATGGGCTGTGGATGAGGGGGGTCAGGGGAGGGGGTGTATGGGCTGAAGGGGTCATTAGGGGAGACCATGCCGTCACAGATCGTGACAAAGACGTGTCCAGCGGAGGGGCTGGAGGTGTAGAAATGGGGGTGGGGGTAGCTGCCGTCGCCCGTCACCAGCACATAGCGCCCCTTAGTATAGAAGTCAGCAATTGGCTCTGGCTTCTTGTACTTCCTCATGCGGTCTCTGACGATGTTACAGAGCGTGTCGAAGGCCTTGCTGATCTGAGCTCCGTCTGGGACGTCCTGGGGGGACACACCCGTGTACAGCGAACTCTGCTTCTCCCTATTcacctcgtcctcctcctcctccatccctcgctTCTCATCCTCCATGTGTTCAGCTCCACCGACTCTTTCGTCCTGGCCACTGTCCATCACGTCTTTGGGACTGATCTCCTTCTTCTTCATGACCTTCTTGGCCAGGTTCTTCTGGCGAGGCTTGACACTGCTGATGTCCTGGACGGCTTGGGTGATGTCTGGCAGATAAACAAAATAAACATCTTATATGAGACAAAACACAAATtctaaaaaatattattgaaggGGGAAAGGACTTCCGCGGGACCTGTATCATCCTAACCTGGATCATGAATAGAAACCTTTATATAAGACAAAacacactttaaaaattcaaaaCACATTATCGAAGGAGGAAAGGACTCCTGCAGAACCTGGATCCTCCTAACCACGATCACCATTATCCATGTATAGACCTCAGGAGGATCCATTGTTTGTTGTTTTAACTGGGTGGGAATCACATCACTATGTGGCTGTTTTCATTAGGGCTCTAGCTAGTGTGGTTATAGCCTATGATGACGATGGGTTTTTACGTGTCTGCTCTGTATGTATGGAAACTATCAGTGTGAAGAAGCTGTGGAATGAGACGTGGCATGTCCTCACCTCTGCCCCTGCTCGACACGGTGGGTGTGTGGGTAAACCGGTAATTGGTGGTGAACAAGGTAATGGGAGTCCCAATTATCGCTGAATTCAACCTGTGGAAGAGAATGAGGAAGAAACATCAGTTAGGACACCACAGAAGCAGCATGTGATAGTGTATTTGTATGTGTTAGTACTAAACATTATATTAGTAATTCTAAGAGGAAAATTCCTTTGTTCTTTTTCTAATTACTTTCCCATTTTTGTATTGTGAGGCTGTAAAGAAAAGATGTATTGATAAAGTAAACAAAAGAAGGATTAGGCCATATTAAAGGGGATTAAATATtacattaaaaataaataaccTTCCTGAAGAGATATTCAACCATGATTGAACAAATCTGAGGTGGAAAACACACAAATATAATATCCAACACTGCCACCATGTGGCTGATATTCTACTACAAGATTTTGCAGAGTCAACACATTGAAGTGCTTCCTAATATCCAGTAGCAGGACACTGGTCACTGTGTGTTGTGGTTAGTAATTACCTGTTGTCCTCATTCTCAATGATCCTCTTGTACCTCTCCAGCTCATTCTCCAGGGAGATCTGGTACATGGCCAGGTGGCGGCACTCGTTGGTGTATTTCTCCAGGGACCTCTCGGCCTCCTCAATGTCCTTCCTCAGAGACTCAATTTGCTCGTTGTACAGCTGGATCTCATCGTCATAGCTCTCCTGGGTGCTCTTGATGGAATTCTCCAACACTGAggtctgacacagagagagagagagagagagagagagagagagagagagagagagagagagagagagagagagagagagagagagagagagagagagagagagagagagagagagagagagagagagagagagacacagagagagagagagagagagagagagagagacagagagagagagacagacagacacagacagacagacagacagacagacagacagacagacagacagacagacagacagacagacagacagacagacagacagacagacagacagacagacagacagacagacagacagacagacagagagagagagagagagagagagagagagagagagagaaagaaatctGATTATCATTTCAATATAGAGGTGGGAAACATTTTATCATATGGTATGCTACTGTACACTgcttattaaaaaataaaataaaaaacagaatagATGTCATATAGAAAGGTTCAACTTAATTTTTATTATTTAAGCGATAGTTGTCATTCCTGCTTGGTCATCGAACTATGCTAACGTGCCAGCTGTCTGACTTTAAAAAGACATAATAAATCAGAACATCATGACTACTGTACTCTCTGAGGATGTTGCGGTGACAACTGTAGTACTACACAGGTGTTCAACCCACGTACATATTCAACCTTCATGGCAAACCTGTATACGATTGAAAATTGAGCCTTTAGAATTTTTAGAGATATGATAATTATTTCATTAAAATATTTAGATTTCTTGCAATTATAGTCACAAAATTTAAAAACAGTCTGAGTTATAGAATGCCATTTGAAAATGTTTTGCTAGGAAACACAAACAGTCATGAGGTACAGGCTACAGAAAATGAACAAAGTGAAAACCATAATTTGGGAAGAAAGCAGAGGTAGGGACCAAACAACTAAAATGAAGGTATGCTCATTGAAGAAATGATTCAATAGATTCACAACTTTTGGAGAATATAAACATGGACTTATGCATCAGTTTGAGGTAGACATTGAGAGTTGTTTTTTTGTCCTTCTATGTCTTTTAGTTTTTACTAGTATTTTTCTAAGAGATACACCTGTATTTCCCCGCTTCTCTGTTGCTTGTATCATCTTTACTCACTAATCTAAAGGTGATGACTGACACCTACTGGCGCCCCTGTGCAACTACAACCAATTTATGTACTGTCCTCCATGGGTACATGTAAACTGTCTACCTCAATTCAAGTGGCtacctcatctcccttcctcacTAATATGCATAGAGAGTAGGGCctaggggttgatttggaatGTGACACCTTCAAACACTTGAGCAGGAGATGTTCGCTAAGTTATCATAGTAATGGACAGGAACCTACCTCGGTCTGCAGATGCAGCTTCTGTGCCTGGAGATGGCAGAGGGCGCTCTTGTA includes these proteins:
- the LOC118369711 gene encoding filensin-like isoform X2; the protein is MHQTSYTHEVRKEKYERSDVFEEPYGPDASAGASAIQGWESLQELNSRFARYINRARVLEQRNAVFRKQLETLQRMEEASGLEEAFTEQIGLNQQRIRELSADRAKLERELKDSCRMLDEFTNKYRNECEYQEQLRGTLEQLNKEADHALLGNLEFQIQSQFLQDDINSTKDRHRKNLAEIQTYVNILHQINQTISLVPNVAVGISEEKQLAQRRVPALQSQLEEYKSALCHLQAQKLHLQTETSVLENSIKSTQESYDDEIQLYNEQIESLRKDIEEAERSLEKYTNECRHLAMYQISLENELERYKRIIENEDNRLNSAIIGTPITLFTTNYRFTHTPTVSSRGRDITQAVQDISSVKPRQKNLAKKVMKKKEISPKDVMDSGQDERVGGAEHMEDEKRGMEEEEDEVNREKQSSLYTGVSPQDVPDGAQISKAFDTLCNIVRDRMRKYKKPEPIADFYTKGRYVLVTGDGSYPHPHFYTSSPSAGHVFVTICDGMVSPNDPFSPYTPSPDPPHPQPMPPPCPCIPTPPSDGEGGKGDDKGGKGGGKGKSRDVDPTPPPQPNPAPAPGPDPKDPKCPSNPSGPKGGKDDSRRRGLPPIPSPRGASSMPTDSMSYEKVEMVESVERFSNDRKTKGYEETAMVVETMIEKTSKKKH
- the LOC118369711 gene encoding filensin-like isoform X1 — protein: MHQTSYTHEVRKEKYERSDVFEEPYGPDASAGASAIQGWESLQELNSRFARYINRARVLEQRNAVFRKQLETLQRMEEASGLEEAFTEQIGLNQQRIRELSADRAKLERELKDSCRMLDEFTNKYRNECEYQEQLRGTLEQLNKEADHALLGNLEFQIQSQFLQDDINSTKDRHRKNLAEIQTYVNILHQINQTISLVPNVAVGISEEQEKQLAQRRVPALQSQLEEYKSALCHLQAQKLHLQTETSVLENSIKSTQESYDDEIQLYNEQIESLRKDIEEAERSLEKYTNECRHLAMYQISLENELERYKRIIENEDNRLNSAIIGTPITLFTTNYRFTHTPTVSSRGRDITQAVQDISSVKPRQKNLAKKVMKKKEISPKDVMDSGQDERVGGAEHMEDEKRGMEEEEDEVNREKQSSLYTGVSPQDVPDGAQISKAFDTLCNIVRDRMRKYKKPEPIADFYTKGRYVLVTGDGSYPHPHFYTSSPSAGHVFVTICDGMVSPNDPFSPYTPSPDPPHPQPMPPPCPCIPTPPSDGEGGKGDDKGGKGGGKGKSRDVDPTPPPQPNPAPAPGPDPKDPKCPSNPSGPKGGKDDSRRRGLPPIPSPRGASSMPTDSMSYEKVEMVESVERFSNDRKTKGYEETAMVVETMIEKTSKKKH